From the Phycisphaeraceae bacterium genome, the window GCGCGAGCGTCACGCCGTCATCGCGCATCGACGCTTCACGCACGCCGCTTGAGCTTCGTTCTGATTCGGCCGCCGCCGCTTCCAGGATGCCACTGGTCAGCAAGTGCTCCAGAATCGAACGCATCTCCAGCACCGAACGGTTGCGGATGACAAACGTCCGCACCGGGCGACGGGCGGCTGACGGTGCCGAGTCCAGCCGCTCGATCAACGCCGCGATCTGTTCGTGCGATGCCGGTGTGGTTGTTATAACCAGGCTGCCTGTGATCTCATTGATCACCATCCGCCAGCGGTCATCCGTCGGCTGACGTACCGTCTGCTCGATCAGCGATGCAATATCACGCGGCGCGAAATGCAAAGGTGTATAACCCACCGTATCGAGCCGCTCACGAGAATCAAGATCGGTCACGAGCAAGCGAAGAGAATTAAGATCGTCTTCGGTCGCGATCAGCAGCACCGAACGAGGATCGGCCGCCGCCACCACCTCGCCTTTCATCTTCTGGCCGGTTGCAAGTTCCCGCTTGGCCGCCACCTGCATTACAATCGCCGCCATCTGCACGCCCGAGAGGTTGGAGAGCGCCACTTCCTCGACCCGCGCCGACGCAAACGGAACATCCGCCCTCGCCGCAATTTCTAACATCTGCACCAGCCGCGACGAGAGATCGCTCACCACCACCATGCTCTCGCCCACCGCCTGCACGCTGCCGCCGGGCTTGGAACTCAGACGAGTCAATGTCTCAACAACCTCGCGCGCCGGACGATGCCGCAGCCCGAACCCGATCGAGCGAAACCCCGGCTCGGGGCTGAACGCCGAGCGCGGGGAAGTCTGAGCACCCGCAGGAACATCTGGCTGCCCATCGAGCAGAACTCCAGCTCCTTCGTTTTCCTTCGCGTTCCGTTCCCTTGCGTGGTCATCGTTCGCGTCGCGGCCCCCTGCAAGCCCCTCGCCCACAGGCAAAAACGCGGCCGCAGCATGGGCCGACGCCATCGCTGCACGCACATCATCAAAAGTCTCAAGCGGCGCAAAGCCCGCCGCATCCGCAAGCCGCACCACGCTGTACGTCCTCTCACCCGTCAGACGCACCGTGGTCAAACCCCGCGATGTAAGAACGCGATTCATCAGCGCCCAGAGTTCGCGATCGTCAACCCCAGTTTCAAAACGTAACGTCGCCGACCCACGCACCACCGACGCATCATACTCAATATTCACCCCCGCCCGAGCACCCGCAAGATCCACCAGCCGAGCAACATCCACCTGACCGGCAGGAAGAGTCTGAGTAGGCTGGGCAAAAGCAGGGCCCGTCGCCAACAGGCAGACCAAGCTCCACCTGAGCCATGATCGGATGCGATGCCGAGGAGAATGGCTGACCGTGCTCATACAGCATCTTTCTTAGGCCAACTGGCCATACATCCCCATATGTGGTGGCCAAGGCGACGAATTACTGGGTGGGAAAGGAATAATACTTGCATCTTTCCTCCAATCACGGGTATAACCGAAGATCATGCAACCGGTTGAAGATCCAATGCAGCTTCGTGCAATCCAGTATAGATCCATTGCCAAGCTGCACATGTGCGTCGGATGTGAGTCCAAGATCGAAATTCTTCGAGTCCTCGCCCTCGAGCCCTGTAATGTCAAGAGTCTTTCGGATACTCTTGCCCTGAGCCAGTCTTCCATCAGCCATCATCTCGCTGCCATGCGCAACTGCCATCTGGTTCTCTCCGTGCGCCGAAGTCAGATCAGTGTGTACCGGCTGAGTCCTCTGGTCTCTGTTGTGGAACACCCAGACTGCGTGAGTGTGGAAGTGCGCTGCGAAATCGATGATTCATCGGTTCGGGTCACTGTCCCGGTTCGACACACGCTTGTGCATGCTCAGGGTTCAGTATTGTGATTCCTCCAGAGCCAGATCGTTGTCTCCCGGTGCGTGCTCTGTGAGATCACCACTGGGCCACCGGACGCGTACCAGCGTGCGTTGCCCAGCAGAATCGGTGATGATCGATTCGATCATGCCGAGATCGTGCTTCTCGATGCGGCAACCTTCAACCAGATCGGCATTGATCAGCCGCACTCGCTGGCCTTCGACCAGATCGAGCCACACGGTCGCTGCGTGCGGACCTCTGGGATAATCCAGACACTGCTCAAGGATGGCAACCGCTCCGCTGGCCTCGACAGATTGGCGTGCGTGCCGCTGATCCCGTTCACCGAGCGTCAGGAACGATTGAATTGCATCATGGGTGCGTGCAGCTGCGTCGTAGTGATCACCAAATCTCCAGCCGCCTGAGCGCATGCGTAACACCCAAAGTTCGTGAGCCGCGAGTGCGATGTGGTCGAGCACGATGGAGTTCATGATAAGGCCTGTTTCGTTGCTCCACGGTACGGGAGGCGCCGTTGATCGGGCCGCGGGCGTGCCAGCCGCATTACGGAGCGAGCGCGGTATGGAATGCAGCCTTCACTCCATCGAGGTGGGCATTGAGAAACGCCGCAGCCTGCGCGACCTCGGTGCGGCTGTTTTCCGAAGCAATCAGGTTCGTGCACGCTGAATCCGGTTCCAACTCACGCTGAGCGCAGGCACGGACCTGCGACAACGCATCGCGGAGTGCTACCCATGCCGATTCCGATCGTTCTGCGGCCGAGTACTGAACTGGCAGGCCCCAGCGGCGAGCAGACGTAATCCGCTGGATGCTGTTGACGACCGGCGACGAAAGATGCGACGTTGCCGCGGAGAAAATCCCGGCATGCGCGGCGGCGATCTGGGATTCGAGGGCTGCTGCCGATGTCCGGGCCTGTGACAGCGCGCTGGCCGCTCCTTCGGGCGCGGTCCCTGACCGCAGCGCACGCTCGAGCGCCGCGATCTGCCTGCGAGCGGCTGCGAACTCCACCTGGGCGAGCAGCAGTTCATCATGCACTTCTGCCAGCGCTTCACCGGCCTCCTGCATCAGGGTGGCGACCTGATTTGGCTGCACACCGGCAGCTGCCAAGTTTTCAGGTTCCAGTCCCAGGCGATGGAGCAGCACGCCCAGGTCTGATGTCGAAGGCTCGGACGAGGCCATCCCTCGCGGAATCGCCAGTGCCGAAAGGATGACCAGCAGCGACAGCGTCAGCGAGCCGATAGTCAATGAGAGAATGTTGCCGGGCTTGGACAGAGCCGATCGAATCAATGGTGCCATGGTGGCGGCCTCCAGATGGGTTCATTGAACGAAGTAGACCAGATCGAAGACTGCTTGTCCAATGTATGAACCATGATTCATCATTCATATGCTTGCGTCGGGGCACTCGAATCGTCAGGATGGGCAAGCCGAATGGCTGGAGGTCCATGATGTCCATGATTCTTCGAGTGCTCTCCGCGTCCTGTATTGCCA encodes:
- a CDS encoding winged helix-turn-helix transcriptional regulator; translation: MQLRAIQYRSIAKLHMCVGCESKIEILRVLALEPCNVKSLSDTLALSQSSISHHLAAMRNCHLVLSVRRSQISVYRLSPLVSVVEHPDCVSVEVRCEIDDSSVRVTVPVRHTLVHAQGSVL